Genomic segment of Mercurialis annua linkage group LG6, ddMerAnnu1.2, whole genome shotgun sequence:
TTTCTTTtgtatatttatgattttttaatgAAACTTCGTCGTTCTAATTGGTGTTTGTAATAATTTCGTCCATAAGAGATTGAGGATATATGAAATGAATTGTTAAAGACTAATATGGATTGCCTTACATGTATACATTCGTTTTTATTaaagattaaataaattaaaaactaatagTATAAACATCTATTGATAGATTTAGCCTACTAATTAATAGTGAACATATATATACTTTGATTTTTACATTAATAAAAAGAGATAAAACCatccatttttttattcttaatcTACAGAAAGTAGTTCAGAGCAGATGGTTCATACATTAATTTGGATGAGCTAAATCATTATGTATACATTACAGTCGGGAATCAAGGCGGAATCAAGAGGGTAGGGTGAGCGGCCGCCTCTCTAGATGTTTGTCATCGGTTCTTCtctatcatttttattttaagaatcATCGTctcatgtttaattttttttagcttttttaatttttggtctCGTCTTGAATGGCATGATTGCAATATTAACGAGAGAGTGTCGTAgcttaagggttaattccataaaaaaaatgagagtgAGATTGCTTGACGTAAAGGGGACTATATAAATCATGTCATCCATTTTGTATAAAATTATGCAAATTTAAACATATTTCTATGGTCAATAGAGATGGTGTGATTTCCCTTTGTTAGTTTCTGTTTTCTTGCACCTTTCAACACTGACCTTATAACAAATTTTCAACTTCTCTCTATATATTCTTTAGAATATGAACACTTTGATGTTAATTAATGATGCGACTTTAGATGTAGTTttgaaatttacaaaaaaaatgtataaaaaatctAGCCCggttgaatttttataattctattTCTATTTGAATCGTACGAGTTATGTGTATTTTTGtcatatttgataaaaaaaatgggcACCAATCCGTACTCATAAATTTTATCATGTTATACGTCTCTTTTGAGCCAAATTCACTCATTTGAATTTACTAATTTGTATTTTAAGTTTGTTTAACTAGTATGTCTAAGTTTACTCATTTTGTTTAGGGTTTTGTTTCTGTGGTAAGCTTAaggttagtttttattttattttcatatataaatattcgTAAACCTTAAACTTTAAACCAAGAACAAGAGCGAACagttgaattaattaaattgatcaaTTTAGTGAAGTAAATTAGCTTTTACAATCACTGTTTTAAGATATTTGTTTTCTTCTCTAAAAAAAAGATATCTGTTTACTGGAATTCTTTTTGGATTTGAGGCTATAATTTTGAAACTAAATACTACTATATATTAATTTCAAACTTGATTTTAGATTTTAGTGCTGAAAATTATCTTATTCATAGAGAAATATGAAGATAAttcttcattttattttctcctaattggttaatatttttttgatgatgATTCTAACTAATTtagtttaactaattaaaactaattgtACAAGTTGTGTTAttctattttgtttttgataataatgAATATTTCATTAAGGAAGAAAAAGAGTACAACTTGATGAATGATTATATAAAAAAGCAGATTTAAgaagtataaaataaaaatttccagCCACCAAATACTAATTTGCAGCCatcatttcaccatttttaatcaatcaaacaaaGCTTTTATGCTTCAAGTTCTTAAACATCAATTACTTTGAATTCATGTATTCGTATTCAGTTCCAATTTATTAGCATGTATGAATAGTTTTTTTCCCCAGTATTTTTGAGTAATTATCCATAGTACCATTAATTTTAATCCTAGATCCATGTTTACTGTTTAGGgtatttttgattgtttttttatatgttattttaattaattatcagTCCGAGagactttttttataataatatctcAAAGACTTAGTTACGTGTTTTTTCGTCGTTTGTGTATGTTATGTCAAAATCCAAACCCAGACGAACCAGACAAAGGTGGTGTCGTCGCCACAATGAATTTATCGTCGTATTCTTAATTCGTCAGCTCTCCCATATTTTTCTTCTCGATTCTAAGCCTTGTTTTTCGCGTTTCTAGATTCATCCGGCCTCAAAATCGCTCACCGTTTGAACCACTAGACATGTATTTAGTGGTAGGATATTTTTGTATGATTTTTCGGACCTTTCCCAGTCAGCGCACCTCTACCACGTCGGCAATGACTCTGTGGTGCCATGTCATTAATGGCATCATGGGCCACGATGCTAGATATCCGGCCCATCAACTTGTTTCGACATTTCTCCGTTTCATTTAGACTCTAAATTGACCTCTGTTCATATCAGTGGACTCGTGTCAACTAGAGGAACAATTTTCTTGTTTTGATCAGATTTTGAATTTGACTATACTGACAAACAAATAGTAGACAACCGATAGAAACTATAGAATGTGTTTTAAAAGCATCCAtaaccttatatgtataatGAATAAAGGACCATTTCACCCTCCTcgacttggcacgaaatatatAAAAGATCCAATTTCATCAAATCAGGTcaaataaacccacaacttggCAGAACAGGATTGGTTTCACCCCTTTCCCACCCCGGCCCACTCTCATATGTGTTTGAAACACTCTccgtttaaaaaaaatggtctaaaataatttttaatatttttaaaaaattcaaattagtacttgaaaattttcttttaaaaataaataattcacacaatttcaaaaattcatatactaaatattttttaagttttttttaaggattttattgtactttttacttttttttatccatCCACCAATTGAATGCCACCGACCTCCCGCCACTTATTTTTCCGGCCGCCATCACACATCGCCggatttttcttcttcttccgaTGGTAGGTCAAAGAACAGATATGATGATCTTCATAAGAACAAATTTGTTGTTCTTTAAAAGAATAGAAGAACATGTTTTTTGTTCTTCATGAAAAACATATATGCTGTTCTTCGTGAAGAACATATCGGTCGGAACAAAATTTCCGACGGTAAAAGTTGGTGTCGACAACAGTTTCTGGTGGGTGTGCGGCGGTCGAAAAGTTGGGATGCAGCAGTTTCCGATGGAAATTGACGGGCgaattgatccggttttgcataGTCGAATGGGGTGATATCCTAACTcttattgtatattttttgaTACGATTTGCCAAATCCTGGATTGAGTTGATCCACTTTTACGAACTTGAACTTATATGATACTTCGTACCAAGTTCAGGGAgtgaaatgatcctttattcatataattaaatGAAGAGAGTATTCTCTCTTTGTCCAGCACTTTAGACAAAAGCAATGAACAATCTTCACAAAAACACAGCTAAATCGAAAAAACGACCCCTTCCTTACAGATCTCCACTCTTTGTTTCACTAATTTGTGTCTTTACACTTTCAGTTTTGTTTGTCTACTTCACTTCGTACTCCATAAAATCTCCGATCTCACAATGCAGCAGATTCACCGGAGCAACGAAATTCCTGTGGTATGCGCCGCACAGTGGGTTCAGCAATCAGTTGTCGGAGTTCAAGAATGCAATACTAATGGCAGCCATTTTGAACAGAACTTTAATTGTGCCTCCAATTCTTGATCATCATGCTGTTGCGCTTGGGAGTTGCCCTAAATTTAGGGTTTTGGGAGCTAAAGAGATTAGGGTTTCTGTTTGGAATCATGCCATTCAGCTTCTTAAGACTGGGAGGTTAGTAATTTCTTACTAACTACTAAAAGTTGTTTACTTTCTTTTGCTTGGTGAGGATATTATTGTGGGagagaaaattgaaaattgaaaatcaaatatttgTTTAATGCTGGATTGTGGTGTGAAAATTAGATATTTAGCTTAACCAGAAGCAATatatgtagcacggaaatgaAGACACCGAAACGTGGAACTGCACAAACGAATATTGTTTTATgaaaatagattataaatatagaatttgGACTGTTTCTGGAAACGGAAAGGAAATGCCGAACATAGGACCGGAGAAGTCAGTATGCAACATAAGGAACAACTCTTGTTGGATTCAGCGAGTATTAGTGTTGTTTACATAGAATATGTATTGAAATTTAGGGCATATGATATCATTATGCATTAATCAACCAGTCGTGAAACCATCTGACATTTTGATTTGCTTTGTACCGAGTGCTTGATGGGAATAAAATTATGCTAAAAGGATTTTGCGAATGAATtgccttgtttttttttttttatgtttatggaatttttgaaCTTATGTATATGCGTGCCTTTCTCATATTAGCCTATATATCATGCCATGGCAGGTATGTATCTATGGCTGACATCATTGATATTTCATCATTGGTTCCTTCTTCCCTTCAAGCCATAGATTTTAGGATTTTTGCATCCATATGGTGTGGTGTGAATGAGGATTTGATATGCTCACATGATTTGAATGCCGACTCTGCTTTATTTGATAGCCTTAGACAGTGCGGATCTATATTATCTGGGTTTACTGGTAATATAGATACGTGTTTATATACTGTAGATGAAGATTGCAGAACCACAGTTTGGACTTACAAGAATAATGAAGAGGATGGAGTATTGGATTCTTTCCAACCTGATGAGCAACTCgagaagaaaaagaatattTCATATGTAAGGAGACGTAAAGACGTATACAAGGTACTTGGTTCTGGCTCTGGCTCTGAATCTGAATCTGAATCAGCTGCTGTTTTGGCATTTGGAAGCCTTTTCACTGCACCGTACAAGGGTTCGGAGCTATATATTGATATTCATGAAGCACGGAGAGATCAAAGGATACAATCTTTGATTGAAAAAACTCAATTTCTTCCGTTTATTCCTGAAATCTTAAATGCAGGGAAGAAGTTTGCTTTAGAGACCATAAAGGCTCCTTTTCTTTGTGCCCAGCTCAGACTGTTAGACGGTCAGTTTAAGAACCACCGGAAAACTACTTTTTTGAGGTTAAAACAAAAGTTAGAATCTTTAAAAGCGATGGATTCTCTTCCCGTTCATATATTTGTCATGACAGATCTTCCTCAAGGTAATTGGACTGGAAGTTACTTGGGGGATTTGGCAAGTGATCCAAACCATTTTAAGTTGCACTTTCTGAGAGAAGAAGATGACTTGGTGACTCAAACAGCAAAGAAACTCGCAACTGCAGGCCATGGCTTGAGGGTTGGATCCAATCTAAGAGGTCTTGATGGAATTAGCAAGATGAATATGCATTGTTCTTATCAAAAATTCCCTGATATTCTTTTATATGTTGAGGAAAGTGTTTGTGCTTGTGCTTCGCTCGGTTTTATTGGGACTGCTGGATCAACTATTGCTGAAAGTATAGAGCTTACAAGGAAATCTAATGTATGTATAAATTCATAGTCGAAATCTGACATATTATCTGGATGTTGTTAAGTTCAGCGTAGATACGATATGGGTTGTGTTTAATCCCAGTAATGCAAGGTCAGTTAATCTAAGCCTATTACTTGCATATTCTGCTTGTAAATGCAGTGGTATTGCTGTAACCATTATTCTTTGATGTAGCAAACTGGA
This window contains:
- the LOC126687173 gene encoding O-fucosyltransferase 30 — its product is MNNLHKNTAKSKKRPLPYRSPLFVSLICVFTLSVLFVYFTSYSIKSPISQCSRFTGATKFLWYAPHSGFSNQLSEFKNAILMAAILNRTLIVPPILDHHAVALGSCPKFRVLGAKEIRVSVWNHAIQLLKTGRYVSMADIIDISSLVPSSLQAIDFRIFASIWCGVNEDLICSHDLNADSALFDSLRQCGSILSGFTGNIDTCLYTVDEDCRTTVWTYKNNEEDGVLDSFQPDEQLEKKKNISYVRRRKDVYKVLGSGSGSESESESAAVLAFGSLFTAPYKGSELYIDIHEARRDQRIQSLIEKTQFLPFIPEILNAGKKFALETIKAPFLCAQLRLLDGQFKNHRKTTFLRLKQKLESLKAMDSLPVHIFVMTDLPQGNWTGSYLGDLASDPNHFKLHFLREEDDLVTQTAKKLATAGHGLRVGSNLRGLDGISKMNMHCSYQKFPDILLYVEESVCACASLGFIGTAGSTIAESIELTRKSNVCINS